The proteins below come from a single Candidatus Binatia bacterium genomic window:
- a CDS encoding DNA-formamidopyrimidine glycosylase family protein translates to MPELPEVEFGRKVAERVALGRRIERVRCAQDRIVFEGVAPRTVARVLRGRTVTAVRRHGKQIWFELDERPWPLIHFGMTGAFRVPEETPLPLESSARVVDRSWPPRFAKVHFWFSDGGELVMTNARRLGRIRLQQNPLGEAPLAKLGFDPLTNMPPLAEFRRLLAGRGGTVVKGLLLDQAFAAGVGNWIADEVLYRAGIDPRRKTRDLEPDEVKALHRALRAVIRKAVSVDARKDLFPKLWLFHARWGKESDAALSDGTPVEHMTVAGRTTAWVPSRQR, encoded by the coding sequence ATGCCGGAGCTGCCGGAGGTCGAGTTCGGACGCAAGGTTGCCGAGCGTGTGGCGCTCGGTCGTCGCATCGAGCGGGTTCGTTGTGCGCAGGACCGTATCGTCTTCGAAGGGGTGGCGCCTCGGACGGTCGCGCGTGTCCTACGGGGGAGAACCGTGACCGCCGTTCGCCGACACGGAAAGCAGATCTGGTTCGAGCTAGACGAGCGACCCTGGCCACTCATTCATTTCGGGATGACGGGAGCGTTCCGCGTGCCTGAAGAGACGCCGCTCCCCCTCGAGTCGAGTGCGCGTGTCGTCGATCGGAGCTGGCCGCCGCGCTTTGCGAAGGTCCACTTCTGGTTCTCTGACGGCGGCGAGTTGGTGATGACGAACGCGCGCCGTCTCGGCCGCATCCGTCTGCAGCAGAACCCGCTCGGAGAGGCGCCGCTCGCGAAGTTGGGGTTCGATCCGCTGACGAACATGCCGCCTCTCGCCGAGTTTCGGCGTTTGCTGGCGGGCCGCGGTGGGACCGTGGTGAAGGGGCTCCTGCTGGATCAGGCATTCGCGGCGGGCGTCGGGAACTGGATTGCCGACGAGGTGCTCTACCGGGCGGGGATCGACCCCCGAAGGAAGACCCGCGATCTCGAACCGGATGAAGTGAAGGCCCTGCACAGAGCCCTCCGTGCGGTGATTCGCAAGGCGGTCTCGGTCGATGCGCGGAAGGACCTCTTCCCGAAGTTGTGGCTCTTCCATGCCCGCTGGGGGAAGGAGAGCGACGCGGCGCTCTCCGACGGAACACCGGTCGAGCACATGACGGTCGCTGGCCGCACGACGGCCTGGGTTCCGTCCAGGCAGCGCTAG
- a CDS encoding LLM class F420-dependent oxidoreductase → MKLGLMVGYWMTGPQNPAPLAIEAENLGFDSVWTAEAYGSDAITPLTWIAAQTSKIKLGTGIVQISARTPACVAMTAMTLDHLSGGRLMLGFGVSGPQVVEGWYGQPFPKPLGRSREFISLFREMMKREGPLTFEGEHYQLPLKGGSGLGKPLKLINKPLRSHIPVLLGAEGPKNIQMATELCDGWLPLYYSPFHKDVYEESLTNASDDFMVIPPVQVNVNDDLEQALLPVKYMLAFYIGGMGARKKNFHANLVTRFGYGAEVEKIQDLFAEGKRDEAAQVVPDDFADSISLVGSKERIRDRLGAWKESRVTTLLVGATDVNSLRTVAEILL, encoded by the coding sequence ATGAAGCTCGGATTGATGGTCGGCTATTGGATGACGGGTCCCCAGAACCCTGCCCCCCTCGCAATCGAGGCCGAAAACCTCGGCTTCGACTCGGTCTGGACTGCCGAAGCCTACGGCTCCGACGCGATCACCCCGCTCACCTGGATCGCGGCGCAGACCTCCAAGATCAAGCTCGGTACGGGCATCGTCCAGATCTCGGCCCGCACCCCAGCGTGCGTCGCCATGACCGCGATGACGCTCGATCACCTCTCGGGTGGTCGACTCATGTTGGGTTTCGGCGTATCCGGCCCTCAGGTGGTCGAGGGCTGGTACGGCCAGCCGTTCCCAAAACCGCTCGGGCGTTCACGCGAGTTCATCTCGCTCTTCCGCGAGATGATGAAGCGCGAGGGGCCCCTCACGTTCGAGGGCGAGCACTACCAACTTCCGCTCAAGGGCGGCTCGGGCCTCGGCAAGCCGCTGAAGCTCATCAACAAGCCCCTGCGCAGTCACATCCCCGTCCTGCTCGGCGCCGAAGGCCCGAAGAACATCCAGATGGCGACCGAACTGTGCGACGGCTGGCTGCCGCTGTACTACTCGCCGTTCCACAAGGACGTATACGAAGAGTCGCTCACCAATGCGAGCGACGACTTCATGGTCATCCCCCCGGTTCAGGTCAACGTAAACGACGATCTCGAGCAGGCATTGCTCCCGGTCAAGTACATGCTCGCCTTCTACATCGGCGGCATGGGCGCCCGGAAGAAGAACTTCCACGCGAACCTCGTCACACGCTTCGGCTACGGCGCGGAAGTCGAGAAGATCCAGGACCTGTTCGCCGAAGGGAAGCGCGACGAAGCCGCGCAGGTCGTTCCGGACGACTTTGCCGACAGCATCTCGCTCGTCGGCTCCAAGGAGCGCATCCGCGACCGGCTCGGCGCGTGGAAGGAAAGCCGCGTGACGACGCTCCTCGTCGGCGCGACCGACGTGAACTCACTGCGCACCGTGGCGGAGATCCTTCTGTAG
- a CDS encoding S-(hydroxymethyl)glutathione dehydrogenase/class III alcohol dehydrogenase — translation MKVRAAVATEAGKPLSIETVDLEGPKAGEVLVEIKATGICHTDAFTLSGDDPEGIFPAVLGHEGAGIVVDVGAGVTSVAKGDHVIPLYTPECRQCEYCTSGKTNLCQAIRTTQGQGLMPDGTSRFSLGGAELYHYMGTSTFSNFTVLPEIALAKIRPDAPFDKVCYIGCGVTTGIGAVINTAKVQAGDNVVVFGLGGIGLNVLQGARMVGAGMIIGVDTNETKRPLAEKFGMTHFVNPKEVEGDLAPYLVDLTKGGADYSFECIGNVNTMRQALECCHKGWGESIIIGVAPAGAEISTRPFQLVTGRVWRGTAFGGAKGRTQVPQIVDWYMDGKINIDDLITHKMPLEDINQGFDLMHEGKSIRSVVEF, via the coding sequence GTGAAGGTACGAGCCGCAGTCGCCACCGAGGCCGGAAAGCCACTCTCGATTGAAACCGTGGACCTCGAAGGTCCGAAGGCCGGCGAGGTTCTCGTCGAGATCAAGGCGACAGGGATTTGTCACACCGATGCGTTCACGCTCTCCGGCGACGATCCCGAGGGGATTTTCCCGGCCGTGCTCGGTCATGAGGGGGCAGGCATCGTCGTCGACGTCGGCGCCGGAGTGACGAGTGTGGCCAAGGGCGATCACGTCATCCCGCTCTACACGCCGGAGTGCCGGCAGTGTGAGTACTGCACGTCGGGGAAGACGAATCTCTGTCAGGCGATCCGGACGACGCAGGGGCAGGGGCTCATGCCCGACGGCACGAGCCGGTTCTCGCTCGGTGGCGCCGAGCTGTACCACTACATGGGCACGTCGACGTTCTCGAACTTCACCGTGCTCCCCGAGATCGCCCTCGCGAAGATCCGGCCGGACGCCCCGTTCGACAAGGTCTGTTACATCGGTTGCGGGGTGACGACGGGCATCGGCGCGGTGATCAACACCGCCAAAGTGCAGGCGGGGGACAACGTCGTGGTGTTTGGTCTCGGCGGAATCGGACTGAACGTCCTTCAGGGCGCGCGCATGGTCGGTGCCGGCATGATCATCGGCGTCGACACGAACGAGACCAAGCGCCCCCTCGCCGAGAAGTTCGGCATGACGCACTTCGTTAACCCGAAGGAAGTCGAAGGCGACCTCGCGCCGTACCTCGTCGACCTCACGAAGGGTGGGGCCGACTACAGCTTCGAGTGCATCGGCAACGTGAACACGATGCGCCAGGCCCTCGAGTGCTGTCACAAGGGTTGGGGCGAGAGCATCATCATCGGCGTGGCTCCCGCGGGTGCGGAGATCTCCACGCGGCCCTTCCAACTCGTGACCGGTCGCGTGTGGCGCGGCACCGCCTTCGGTGGCGCCAAGGGCCGTACTCAGGTTCCGCAGATCGTCGACTGGTACATGGACGGGAAGATCAACATCGACGACCTGATCACCCACAAGATGCCGCTCGAGGATATCAATCAGGGCTTCGACCTCATGCACGAGGGCAAGTCGATCCGCAGCGTCGTCGAGTTCTAG
- a CDS encoding glycosyltransferase family 2 protein, translating into MPAAPLVSVLLPVYQAEATLPACLASLERQTLTDWECVIVDDGSTDGTAHCAARFVGREPRARVLRRDHHGLVETLNAGLEACSGTFIARMDADDLMHRERLRLQVDHLRRHPDEAGVGCHVRIFPRDSMRDGLRAYERWLGSIDDAARVRAERFIESPVAHPTWLVRREILTSYGYRDVGWPEDYDFLLRLHQDGHAFGIVPRRLVSWREHPNRLTHTAAAYEIEQFPLLKAAFLRQGFLADRKTYVLWGYGHTGKILRRALIAHDREPSHIVEVHPGRLGQRIHGAPVISPDDLADHPGERIVTSVAGAGPRGEVRAALARMGFVELRDFVCAA; encoded by the coding sequence GTGCCCGCCGCCCCGCTCGTCTCGGTCCTTCTACCGGTCTACCAAGCCGAGGCCACCCTGCCCGCCTGTCTCGCAAGTCTCGAGCGGCAGACCCTTACCGACTGGGAGTGCGTGATCGTCGACGACGGATCGACCGACGGCACCGCCCATTGCGCCGCTCGGTTCGTAGGCCGCGAGCCGCGAGCGCGGGTCCTGCGGCGCGACCATCACGGACTCGTCGAGACTCTCAATGCCGGCCTCGAAGCCTGCAGCGGAACCTTCATCGCCCGGATGGATGCCGACGATCTGATGCATCGCGAGCGGCTCCGCTTGCAGGTCGACCACCTGCGGCGCCACCCCGACGAAGCGGGTGTCGGGTGTCACGTACGAATCTTCCCTCGCGATTCGATGAGGGACGGGCTCCGCGCCTACGAACGCTGGCTCGGATCGATCGACGACGCGGCGCGCGTTCGGGCGGAGCGGTTCATCGAGAGCCCGGTCGCCCACCCGACCTGGCTGGTGCGACGGGAGATCCTCACATCCTACGGCTACCGGGATGTCGGCTGGCCGGAGGACTACGACTTCCTCCTCCGACTCCACCAAGACGGTCACGCGTTCGGAATCGTGCCCCGCCGGCTGGTTTCCTGGCGCGAGCACCCCAATCGGCTGACGCACACGGCCGCGGCGTACGAAATCGAGCAGTTCCCCCTCCTGAAGGCGGCGTTTCTGCGCCAGGGCTTCCTCGCCGACCGGAAAACCTACGTTCTATGGGGGTATGGACACACCGGGAAAATTCTCCGACGGGCCCTAATCGCGCACGACCGCGAGCCCTCTCATATAGTGGAGGTCCATCCGGGCCGGCTCGGGCAACGGATCCACGGTGCACCGGTCATCTCTCCCGACGATTTGGCCGATCACCCTGGAGAGCGGATCGTCACGTCGGTCGCGGGCGCGGGCCCCCGGGGCGAGGTCCGTGCGGCCCTGGCTCGCATGGGCTTCGTGGAACTCCGTGACTTCGTCTGTGCGGCCTGA
- a CDS encoding sulfatase, translating into MSNETSEAPASGWLRWLALAVVVVSLGVLVFTRDFDGPPATREGPPSIVLVLIDTLRADYLGTYGFEGDISPELDRVADESIVFESAFSQAPWTKPAIASLFTSLHPEQHGVIAHMGRYGDREGESPRASALPQRAVTMAEMLRGAGYETAAFIANPWIQRRLGFAQGFDVFDAKDVGNQVPARVLLDKAGAWLAQREQDKPFFLYIHLMDVHGPYDAPQDDFDALAGSPGLGEPRPLTLAEAQRRKSYLMRAGGTHGDDLALEAWRGSYAAGVRSVDRQVGAFLTGLSRGGVLDDALLVITSDHGEELADHGAWDHGGTLFDEQIRVPLLVRLPGANPDGRRVERVVSLIDLMPTLLRVAGSTVPKGLAGEDLGPLLAGQEIEKPGVAYASGVKWRPAAKAVRTRDSKLVRSGDVTWVFDVATDPGETRGVPPGSIEIEELAAILDEHGEKLAAGPSFRTEAATMAPGTRDKLRALGYLDEGPPPEPTPPADQTEQEKET; encoded by the coding sequence ATGAGCAACGAGACGTCCGAGGCGCCGGCGAGTGGCTGGCTCCGCTGGCTAGCGCTCGCGGTGGTCGTCGTCTCGCTGGGGGTGCTCGTCTTCACCCGGGACTTCGATGGTCCGCCCGCGACCCGGGAAGGACCGCCGTCGATCGTCTTGGTCCTAATCGACACGCTTCGTGCCGACTATCTGGGCACGTATGGGTTCGAGGGCGACATCTCCCCGGAGTTGGATCGGGTGGCGGACGAATCGATCGTGTTCGAGAGCGCGTTCAGCCAGGCTCCGTGGACGAAGCCGGCCATTGCCTCGCTCTTCACCTCTCTGCATCCGGAGCAGCACGGCGTGATTGCCCATATGGGGCGCTACGGGGATCGTGAAGGAGAGAGCCCGCGCGCGAGTGCGTTGCCGCAACGCGCGGTGACGATGGCGGAGATGCTTCGCGGGGCCGGGTACGAGACGGCGGCGTTCATCGCCAACCCGTGGATCCAGCGGCGTCTCGGGTTCGCGCAGGGCTTCGATGTGTTCGACGCGAAGGACGTGGGCAATCAGGTGCCCGCGCGGGTTCTGCTCGACAAGGCCGGTGCGTGGCTCGCGCAGCGCGAGCAAGACAAGCCCTTTTTCCTCTACATCCACTTGATGGATGTGCACGGGCCCTACGATGCGCCGCAAGACGACTTCGATGCGCTCGCGGGCAGCCCGGGCCTCGGCGAGCCGCGCCCGCTGACACTGGCCGAAGCGCAGCGGAGGAAGTCGTACCTGATGCGCGCCGGCGGGACGCACGGCGACGATCTCGCGCTGGAGGCGTGGCGCGGTTCGTACGCCGCTGGTGTCCGCTCGGTCGATCGTCAAGTCGGCGCGTTCCTCACCGGCCTTTCCCGCGGTGGCGTTCTGGACGACGCGCTTCTCGTCATCACGTCCGATCATGGCGAGGAACTCGCGGACCATGGCGCGTGGGACCACGGAGGCACGCTGTTCGACGAGCAGATTCGCGTGCCGTTGCTCGTACGTTTGCCCGGCGCGAATCCGGATGGTCGGCGCGTCGAGCGGGTCGTCAGTCTGATCGACCTCATGCCGACCCTCTTGCGGGTCGCGGGGAGCACCGTGCCCAAGGGCCTCGCGGGCGAGGATCTGGGACCGCTTCTGGCCGGACAAGAAATCGAGAAACCCGGAGTCGCCTACGCTTCCGGGGTGAAGTGGCGCCCGGCCGCGAAGGCGGTGCGCACGCGGGACAGCAAGCTCGTTCGGTCCGGCGACGTGACGTGGGTATTCGACGTCGCGACGGACCCGGGCGAAACCCGCGGCGTTCCGCCGGGGTCGATCGAGATCGAAGAGCTCGCCGCCATTCTCGACGAACACGGAGAGAAGCTCGCCGCCGGACCCTCGTTCCGCACCGAGGCAGCCACGATGGCTCCGGGAACGCGCGACAAGCTCCGCGCTCTCGGATATCTAGACGAGGGCCCCCCGCCCGAGCCGACCCCACCCGCCGATCAAACCGAACAGGAGAAGGAAACGTGA
- a CDS encoding acetyl-CoA carboxylase biotin carboxyl carrier protein subunit, with translation MSAPTEIRSPAVGTILEILVAPGESVTEDQELLVIESMKVEIPVVAPRDGTIASIEVELETQVAEDALLVTLA, from the coding sequence ATGAGCGCTCCCACCGAGATTCGCAGCCCCGCCGTCGGCACCATTCTCGAGATCCTCGTCGCTCCGGGCGAATCCGTGACCGAAGACCAGGAGCTCCTCGTCATCGAGTCGATGAAGGTCGAGATCCCCGTGGTCGCCCCCCGCGACGGCACGATCGCATCGATCGAGGTCGAGCTCGAAACCCAGGTGGCCGAGGACGCGCTGCTCGTCACCCTGGCGTAG
- a CDS encoding wax ester/triacylglycerol synthase family O-acyltransferase: MKQLSGTDSLFVSMETSEVHAHVGGLIILDPTEAKSFSFDRVARNLAARLNLAGPEFVSRLAEAPLGLARPYLMEDESFDLSRHLHRIAVPSPGGMRELADLCGYLHEQKLDRRRALWEMWFIEGVELDGEPAAAIYMKTHHALMDGMKGADLSVILCDLEPEPADPPTPLPTKPTTEEIPSEFSRALEGFTNLVTLPGAVVGYGFQALRRGANMIPYVLEHGTEGLPGAAPRLSFNAELGPGRRFAYTSLPLDEVKAIKGVLGVKLNDVVIGLCGAAMRKYAERNGEELNASLAVSCPVSTRVKGDKESSNKVAHMVVSCATDIDDPVERVRAIHQSATLAKEVTSRLRETAIPSLGEVLPPALINLGFRTLSGLAEYTGTLPTNAVVSNVPGPPVPLYIAGARVHRVFPISVLAPTQGLNFTAVSFVGRLDIGVTTDPEMIPDAWVLAECLDEAFAELRDAALPTAEETAPVRASHKRPAGRLVIPERSIAAA, encoded by the coding sequence ATGAAGCAGCTGTCTGGCACGGATTCCCTTTTCGTCTCCATGGAGACGTCGGAGGTACATGCGCACGTTGGGGGCCTGATCATTCTCGACCCGACCGAGGCCAAGAGCTTCAGCTTCGACCGCGTCGCCCGGAACCTGGCGGCCCGCCTAAACCTCGCCGGCCCCGAGTTCGTCTCCCGCCTTGCCGAGGCCCCCTTGGGGCTCGCGCGCCCGTACCTGATGGAGGACGAGTCCTTCGATCTCTCCCGCCACCTGCACCGAATCGCCGTTCCCTCCCCGGGCGGAATGCGCGAGCTGGCCGACCTCTGCGGCTACCTGCACGAGCAGAAACTCGATCGACGCCGCGCTCTCTGGGAGATGTGGTTCATCGAGGGCGTCGAGCTCGACGGAGAGCCGGCCGCAGCCATCTACATGAAGACGCACCACGCGCTGATGGACGGCATGAAGGGCGCCGACCTGAGCGTCATCCTGTGCGATCTCGAGCCGGAGCCCGCAGACCCTCCGACTCCGCTTCCGACCAAGCCAACCACTGAGGAGATTCCGAGCGAGTTCTCGCGCGCGCTGGAGGGCTTCACCAACCTGGTGACTCTTCCGGGGGCCGTTGTGGGCTACGGATTCCAGGCCCTCCGACGCGGCGCCAACATGATCCCGTACGTGCTCGAACATGGCACCGAAGGACTGCCTGGTGCCGCACCGCGCCTAAGCTTCAACGCAGAGCTCGGCCCTGGCCGACGGTTCGCCTACACCTCGCTCCCGCTCGACGAAGTGAAGGCCATCAAGGGCGTCCTCGGCGTGAAACTCAACGACGTCGTGATCGGCCTTTGCGGCGCCGCGATGCGCAAGTACGCCGAACGCAACGGCGAAGAGCTCAACGCGAGCCTCGCGGTCTCGTGCCCCGTCTCGACGCGAGTGAAGGGCGACAAAGAGTCCTCGAACAAAGTCGCGCACATGGTCGTGTCCTGCGCGACCGACATCGACGATCCGGTCGAGCGCGTCCGTGCGATCCACCAAAGCGCGACGCTCGCCAAAGAGGTGACGAGCCGCCTTCGCGAGACCGCCATTCCATCGCTCGGAGAAGTGCTGCCGCCGGCGTTGATCAACCTCGGCTTTCGGACACTGAGCGGTCTCGCCGAGTACACCGGCACCCTGCCCACGAACGCAGTCGTGTCGAACGTACCCGGCCCGCCCGTTCCGCTGTACATCGCCGGCGCCCGCGTCCACCGCGTGTTCCCCATCTCGGTACTCGCCCCGACACAGGGCCTGAACTTCACCGCCGTGAGCTTCGTAGGCCGCCTCGACATCGGCGTCACCACCGACCCGGAGATGATCCCCGACGCGTGGGTGCTCGCCGAGTGCCTCGATGAGGCGTTCGCCGAGCTGCGCGACGCCGCGCTACCGACCGCCGAAGAAACGGCGCCGGTGCGAGCCTCGCACAAGCGCCCGGCCGGCCGGCTCGTCATTCCTGAGCGCAGCATCGCCGCCGCGTAA
- a CDS encoding DUF368 domain-containing protein codes for MERPADSPLNDAKNVGRGLLMGAADIVPGVSGGTMALILGIYERLIAAISHIDLTLLGLVKNRRWGDAMAHADLRFLVTLLAGIGAGVVSLASLMHYLLEHEMAATFGAFFGLILASSWLVAKLIEHWGPGEFASAALGAVFAFWLTGLVPVVAEPSYPYIFFSGSVAICAMILPGISGAFVLLILGMYYHVTGLLKGLASGGFTGDAIMTLVVFGAGCVTGILVFSRVLRFLLDRFHGVTMAVLCGFMFGSLRKIWPYKIEIDPDPAKKFKARVFENVLPWDAPDGMIIPVVMIVVGIAFVLVLERVSRPNET; via the coding sequence ATGGAACGACCTGCGGACTCACCCCTGAACGACGCCAAGAACGTGGGCCGCGGCCTCCTGATGGGGGCGGCGGACATCGTGCCGGGCGTGTCCGGCGGAACGATGGCGCTGATCCTCGGAATCTACGAGCGCCTCATCGCCGCGATCAGTCACATCGATCTCACGCTGCTGGGCCTCGTGAAGAATCGTCGCTGGGGGGACGCGATGGCGCACGCGGATCTTCGCTTCCTCGTCACGCTCCTCGCGGGAATCGGCGCGGGCGTCGTGAGTCTCGCGAGCTTGATGCACTACCTGCTCGAACACGAGATGGCGGCGACCTTCGGTGCGTTCTTCGGGCTGATCCTCGCGTCGAGTTGGCTCGTTGCGAAGCTCATCGAGCACTGGGGGCCCGGTGAGTTCGCCTCGGCGGCACTCGGTGCGGTGTTCGCCTTCTGGCTGACCGGGCTCGTGCCCGTGGTCGCCGAACCGAGCTACCCGTACATCTTCTTCAGCGGATCGGTCGCCATCTGCGCGATGATCCTCCCCGGAATCAGCGGCGCCTTCGTCCTCCTGATTCTCGGCATGTACTACCACGTGACGGGGCTGCTGAAGGGCCTCGCGTCTGGCGGCTTCACCGGCGACGCCATCATGACGTTGGTGGTCTTCGGCGCGGGTTGCGTGACCGGTATCCTCGTCTTCAGCCGCGTTCTGCGATTCCTGTTGGATCGCTTCCACGGCGTCACGATGGCCGTGCTCTGCGGCTTCATGTTCGGATCGCTGCGCAAAATCTGGCCGTACAAGATCGAGATCGATCCCGATCCGGCCAAGAAGTTCAAGGCTCGCGTCTTCGAGAACGTGCTGCCCTGGGACGCACCCGACGGGATGATCATCCCCGTCGTGATGATCGTCGTCGGGATTGCGTTCGTGCTGGTCCTCGAGCGCGTCAGTCGCCCGAATGAGACCTGA
- a CDS encoding TetR/AcrR family transcriptional regulator, whose translation MDREEIKKRAEAKVRREQARTQMYQDLVLECAERLFSKSGFGQVTMRDIAVEAAISPKTLYAVFPGKDEIYAEVARRRSLVLLDALRTAMAGDDSTIERMRRGLHALVRFLVEHRAFFHIMMRESRSWGLLPTGEASSSGDWRAGHRLQAELMQAGIDEGVFYDGDPELMAAISLSTTQVYLAAKLEGPGDPDSVAISEEIFDQVQRSLRKLPPLALEDSNAG comes from the coding sequence ATGGATAGGGAAGAAATAAAGAAACGGGCCGAGGCGAAGGTTCGCCGGGAGCAGGCTCGGACGCAGATGTACCAGGACCTGGTCCTGGAGTGCGCCGAGCGTCTGTTCTCCAAGAGCGGCTTCGGCCAGGTGACGATGCGGGACATCGCGGTCGAGGCCGCGATCTCGCCGAAGACGCTCTACGCCGTCTTCCCGGGCAAGGACGAGATCTACGCCGAGGTTGCGCGGCGCCGGAGCCTGGTGCTTCTCGACGCGCTCCGCACGGCGATGGCCGGTGACGACTCGACGATCGAGCGCATGCGCCGCGGTCTGCACGCGCTGGTTCGATTCCTGGTCGAGCACCGCGCGTTCTTCCACATCATGATGCGCGAGTCGCGGTCGTGGGGGCTCCTGCCAACGGGCGAGGCTTCGTCGAGCGGCGACTGGCGGGCGGGGCACAGGCTGCAGGCCGAGCTGATGCAGGCGGGGATCGACGAGGGCGTTTTCTACGATGGCGACCCGGAGTTGATGGCTGCCATCTCCTTGTCAACGACCCAGGTCTACCTGGCCGCGAAGCTCGAAGGCCCGGGCGACCCGGACTCCGTTGCGATCTCCGAAGAGATATTCGACCAGGTTCAACGCAGCCTTCGCAAGCTGCCTCCGCTCGCCCTCGAGGACTCGAACGCCGGCTGA
- a CDS encoding enoyl-CoA hydratase-related protein, with protein MYETIKVDREDHLTWLTLNRPDSLNAMNRTLIREVSDFFQNLPADRQTRVVVMRGAGRAFCAGLDLKETGSQQEAASSAGPSIVGNLRGQREVSEIVLRMRRAPQPIIAAVHGAAAGGGFGMALAADVRIAGTSARMNAAFIRIGLSACDIGVSYFLPRLIGASIASELLLTGDFIEAERAERLGLVSRVVPDEELEASARELAGRMLRNSPAGLRLTKDCLKHSLDAGSLEQVVGIEDRNQILCVQSRDFKEGVTAFLQKRPATFTDD; from the coding sequence ATGTACGAGACGATCAAAGTCGACCGTGAAGATCATCTGACCTGGCTCACGCTCAACCGCCCGGACTCGTTGAACGCGATGAATCGAACGTTGATTCGTGAGGTGAGCGACTTCTTCCAGAACCTCCCGGCGGATCGGCAGACGCGGGTCGTCGTGATGCGCGGTGCCGGACGAGCGTTTTGTGCCGGCCTGGATCTGAAGGAGACCGGGTCGCAGCAGGAGGCCGCGTCTTCTGCGGGGCCCTCGATCGTCGGAAATCTTCGAGGTCAGCGCGAGGTCAGTGAGATTGTGTTGCGCATGCGTCGCGCACCGCAGCCTATCATTGCAGCGGTCCACGGCGCGGCCGCGGGCGGTGGCTTCGGCATGGCGCTCGCCGCCGACGTTCGAATCGCCGGCACGTCGGCCCGAATGAACGCAGCGTTCATTCGGATCGGCCTATCCGCGTGCGACATCGGCGTGAGCTACTTCTTGCCGCGCCTCATCGGCGCCTCGATCGCGAGCGAGCTTCTGCTCACCGGCGACTTCATCGAAGCCGAGCGAGCGGAGCGGTTGGGTCTCGTGTCGCGAGTCGTGCCCGACGAGGAACTCGAGGCCTCGGCCCGCGAACTCGCCGGCCGGATGCTGCGCAATTCTCCGGCCGGGCTCCGGCTCACCAAGGATTGTCTCAAGCACTCCCTGGACGCGGGAAGCTTGGAACAGGTAGTCGGGATCGAGGATCGGAATCAGATCCTGTGCGTGCAGTCGCGTGATTTCAAAGAGGGCGTGACCGCGTTCCTCCAGAAGCGCCCCGCGACCTTCACCGACGACTGA